From the Thermosipho affectus genome, one window contains:
- the ybeY gene encoding rRNA maturation RNase YbeY: MITTNKEIDKKYTKIVKEITKNELGKEVNINIIFVSKEEIKKLNNTFRKKDTETDVLTFVYGDDDLFAEIYICEDVIKRNAETFSNSFEKELLMVLIHASLHCCGYDHEYDTTNAELMFKIQNKYYEKYLKKFNL, from the coding sequence GTGATAACAACTAACAAAGAAATAGATAAAAAATACACCAAGATAGTTAAAGAAATTACAAAAAATGAATTGGGAAAAGAAGTAAACATAAATATTATCTTTGTTTCAAAAGAAGAAATCAAAAAACTAAACAACACCTTTCGAAAAAAGGATACAGAGACAGATGTGCTAACCTTTGTATACGGAGATGATGACTTATTTGCAGAAATATACATATGCGAAGATGTTATTAAAAGAAACGCCGAAACATTTTCAAATTCATTTGAAAAAGAATTGTTAATGGTCTTAATACATGCTTCTTTACACTGTTGTGGATATGACCATGAATACGACACAACTAACGCAGAATTAATGTTTAAAATACAAAACAAGTATTACGAAAAATACTTAAAAAAATTCAATCTATAA
- a CDS encoding phospho-sugar mutase, producing MILFGTGGIRGVMREGEFDEKTVMVASKGVSNYMKDNNLKSVVIAYDTRNNSKKFADLSARVFASDGHKVFLFSQPVPTPVLSFAVRQLKCDMGIVITASHNPPEYNGYKVYTFDGVQAIPKITNVLADYVEKAWNMPIELSENFEYVQDELLDQYIEKVTSLISTDLNGLKIVYTPLHGTGLKPVMSVLKKLGAQLIPVSEQCTFDGNFPTVKSPNPEDDGALTLLRKYMKKHNVDLGIATDPDCDRVGVVYKGIRLTGNQVGVLISDYLLNYADEDSMIVKTIVTTDMVKPMCKEKGVRLFETPTGFKYIGYLAENSKYKFLFGFEESCGYLTGDLSRDKDGVIGSALVAVVSKKYDLLDRLEELYQKYGYYQEKLLNFKFKSVNIAKEIYGRIKKMDLDIIDYSKGYGNVEPNETIQIMFEEGKIFVRPSGTEPKLKAYVMTVSEDKEKSIENLEVLVKKFKDILEKTKG from the coding sequence ATGATATTATTTGGAACTGGTGGAATTAGAGGAGTAATGAGAGAGGGAGAATTTGACGAAAAAACAGTTATGGTTGCAAGTAAAGGTGTTTCTAATTATATGAAAGATAATAATTTAAAAAGTGTAGTTATTGCATACGATACTAGAAATAATTCAAAAAAATTTGCAGATTTATCTGCAAGGGTCTTTGCATCAGATGGTCATAAAGTTTTTTTGTTTTCACAGCCGGTTCCTACTCCTGTTTTATCGTTTGCGGTAAGGCAATTAAAATGTGATATGGGGATTGTTATAACTGCAAGTCATAATCCACCTGAATATAATGGATATAAGGTTTATACTTTTGATGGAGTCCAAGCTATACCTAAAATTACAAATGTTTTGGCAGATTATGTGGAAAAAGCATGGAATATGCCTATAGAACTTTCAGAAAATTTTGAATACGTCCAAGATGAATTGCTTGATCAATACATAGAAAAAGTAACCAGTTTAATTTCAACAGATTTAAATGGACTTAAAATAGTGTATACACCGTTACATGGAACTGGTTTAAAACCAGTTATGTCTGTATTAAAAAAATTAGGTGCGCAATTAATACCTGTTTCGGAGCAGTGCACATTTGACGGAAATTTTCCCACTGTAAAATCTCCAAATCCGGAAGATGATGGAGCGTTAACTTTATTGAGAAAGTACATGAAAAAACATAATGTAGATCTTGGAATTGCAACTGATCCAGATTGTGATAGAGTAGGAGTTGTTTATAAAGGAATACGTTTAACAGGCAATCAAGTGGGAGTTCTTATATCTGATTACTTATTAAACTATGCAGATGAAGACAGTATGATAGTTAAAACTATTGTGACTACGGATATGGTGAAACCCATGTGTAAGGAAAAGGGAGTAAGATTATTTGAGACACCAACTGGCTTTAAATATATAGGCTATCTCGCAGAAAATAGTAAATATAAATTTTTATTTGGTTTTGAAGAGAGTTGTGGATATCTTACGGGAGATCTTTCAAGAGATAAAGATGGAGTGATAGGTTCTGCGTTAGTTGCCGTGGTTTCAAAGAAATACGATTTATTGGATAGATTAGAGGAACTTTATCAAAAATATGGATATTACCAAGAAAAGCTTTTAAACTTTAAATTTAAGAGTGTAAATATAGCCAAAGAAATTTATGGAAGAATAAAGAAAATGGATTTGGATATAATAGATTATTCAAAAGGATATGGTAATGTTGAACCTAACGAAACTATTCAAATAATGTTTGAGGAAGGTAAAATTTTTGTACGACCTTCTGGAACTGAACCAAAATTGAAAGCATATGTTATGACCGTATCTGAAGACAAGGAAAAATCCATAGAGAATTTAGAAGTACTTGTAAAAAAGTTTAAAGATATATTAGAAAAAACGAAAGGGTAA
- the rsmD gene encoding 16S rRNA (guanine(966)-N(2))-methyltransferase RsmD produces MIEYVYIRGRGDSVLYIESGKFKGTKIETVPNVKTRYTPSIVRLALVNMLDLEGKDVLDLCAGSGVVGIEFLSNGAGLVTFVDVSAKSVKTINKNINKINLKEKIKIVKKDARVFLRTSKDKYDIVFMDPPFGLGIVNELLQYTHKVLKINGILVVEHSKREKIIPPDGLEVLKIKRYGDVVIDMYKLKNIL; encoded by the coding sequence TTGATAGAATATGTTTATATTAGAGGTAGAGGTGATAGTGTGTTGTACATTGAATCTGGGAAGTTTAAAGGAACAAAAATTGAAACAGTTCCAAATGTGAAAACTAGGTATACACCAAGTATAGTAAGGTTGGCTCTCGTAAATATGTTGGATTTGGAAGGAAAAGATGTACTGGATTTATGTGCGGGAAGTGGTGTTGTGGGAATTGAATTTTTAAGTAATGGTGCAGGTTTAGTAACTTTTGTTGATGTTTCTGCAAAGTCCGTCAAGACTATTAATAAGAATATAAATAAAATTAATTTGAAAGAAAAGATTAAAATCGTAAAAAAAGATGCAAGGGTTTTTTTAAGAACATCAAAAGATAAATACGATATAGTGTTTATGGATCCACCTTTTGGTCTTGGGATAGTTAATGAATTATTACAATATACGCACAAAGTTTTAAAAATAAATGGAATTTTAGTTGTTGAACATTCTAAGAGAGAAAAAATAATACCTCCAGACGGTTTGGAGGTATTAAAAATAAAACGGTATGGAGATGTTGTTATAGATATGTATAAGTTAAAAAATATACTTTAA
- the speD gene encoding adenosylmethionine decarboxylase: MKSLGRHIIAEFYDCDKEILDDVEVIEKSMKDAAYETGATLVNSSFHRFLPYGVSGVVVISESHLTIHTWPEYGYAAVDLFTCGDDVDPWKAFSYLKRALKSQRVHVVEHLRGKYDEIGIPENSPHKMEV; encoded by the coding sequence ATGAAAAGCTTAGGAAGACATATTATAGCAGAATTTTACGACTGTGATAAGGAAATACTGGATGATGTTGAAGTTATTGAAAAATCAATGAAAGATGCAGCATACGAAACTGGTGCTACATTAGTAAACTCCTCATTCCATAGATTCCTCCCATATGGAGTAAGTGGAGTAGTAGTTATTTCCGAATCACATTTAACCATACATACCTGGCCTGAGTATGGTTATGCAGCTGTGGATTTATTTACCTGTGGCGATGATGTAGATCCTTGGAAGGCATTTTCTTATTTAAAAAGAGCTCTTAAATCTCAAAGAGTGCATGTTGTAGAACACTTGAGAGGAAAATATGATGAGATTGGTATTCCAGAAAATTCCCCACACAAAATGGAGGTGTAA
- a CDS encoding ABC transporter ATP-binding protein — MIGSTVTIKNINKSFDDFKVLKDINLEIKKGEFFSLLGPSGCGKTTLLRIIAGLEDTDTGDILFDNTSVLNIPPNKRPVNTIFQNYALFPHLTVFENIAFSMRLKKFSETEIKEKVEKLLNLVKLEEHAMKKPHQLSGGQKQRVAIARALANEPKVLLLDEPVSALDAKLRQELLIELDNLHDQVGITFIYVTHDQAEALSISDHVAVMNEGKVVQYGTPYEIYESPANKFVATFIGETNLMKSKVIEINEEFIKVTTPGIGEFICYKDKDVSSNDNILITLRPEKIKISKKSLNGKNVFHGIIEEEIYMGYQTRYFVKLDNGYILKVYKQHINYLLDETILTWKDEVFVSWDPNDSFIVEVE, encoded by the coding sequence ATGATTGGGAGTACAGTCACTATAAAAAATATAAATAAATCCTTCGATGACTTTAAAGTTTTAAAAGACATAAATTTAGAAATCAAAAAGGGAGAATTTTTCTCCCTTCTTGGTCCTTCAGGATGCGGCAAAACAACCCTTTTAAGAATTATAGCTGGACTTGAAGATACAGACACAGGGGATATCCTTTTTGATAACACCTCAGTGTTAAACATCCCCCCAAATAAAAGACCGGTAAACACTATCTTTCAAAATTATGCTCTATTTCCTCATCTAACCGTATTTGAAAACATTGCTTTCTCTATGCGATTAAAAAAATTTTCAGAAACTGAAATAAAAGAAAAGGTTGAAAAACTATTGAATCTTGTAAAACTTGAAGAACATGCTATGAAAAAACCTCATCAACTCTCAGGTGGGCAAAAACAAAGGGTTGCCATTGCAAGAGCACTCGCAAACGAACCAAAAGTACTTTTACTAGACGAACCAGTAAGTGCTCTCGATGCAAAATTAAGACAAGAACTCTTAATAGAATTGGACAATTTGCACGATCAAGTGGGTATAACATTTATATACGTAACTCATGACCAAGCAGAAGCGTTAAGTATATCTGATCATGTTGCAGTAATGAATGAAGGAAAAGTTGTACAATATGGAACCCCCTATGAAATTTATGAAAGTCCTGCTAATAAATTTGTTGCAACTTTTATTGGGGAAACAAATCTTATGAAAAGTAAAGTTATAGAAATAAATGAAGAGTTTATCAAAGTTACTACACCTGGAATCGGTGAATTTATATGCTATAAAGATAAGGATGTATCATCAAATGATAATATCTTAATTACCCTAAGACCTGAAAAAATAAAAATTTCTAAAAAATCTTTAAACGGAAAAAACGTTTTTCACGGAATAATTGAAGAAGAAATATATATGGGATATCAAACTAGGTATTTTGTAAAACTAGATAATGGTTACATCCTAAAGGTTTACAAACAACATATAAATTATCTATTGGATGAAACGATATTAACCTGGAAAGATGAAGTATTTGTAAGTTGGGATCCAAACGATAGCTTTATTGTTGAGGTGGAATAG
- a CDS encoding ABC transporter permease, with protein MTPGKLSKILTILVLIFFYIPIFIVVVFSFNNSKSPVWVGFSFHWYKELFFNAFDIWHAFFNSIFVALLSSFVATSFGTLAAIGLYWEKFKSKKYIWILSYLPLIIPDIIIGVSLLIFFVMINIRLSLFTIFVAHTTFSLPYAMMIVFSRLQDFDKSIIDAAYDLGATKFETLTKIIIPASFPGILAAFFMSLTLSIDDFVITFFVAGPGSTTLPLKIYSMIRFGISPTINAISTIMLIGTILLSVSMKKYLKYIF; from the coding sequence ATGACACCAGGAAAATTATCAAAAATATTAACAATTCTCGTTTTAATATTTTTTTACATACCAATTTTTATTGTAGTGGTCTTCTCTTTTAATAACTCAAAATCACCTGTATGGGTAGGATTTAGTTTTCACTGGTATAAAGAACTATTTTTTAATGCATTCGATATTTGGCATGCCTTCTTCAACTCAATCTTTGTCGCACTATTATCAAGTTTTGTTGCAACCTCTTTTGGGACACTAGCGGCAATAGGATTGTATTGGGAGAAATTTAAATCAAAGAAGTACATTTGGATACTTTCATATTTACCATTAATAATACCCGATATTATTATTGGAGTTTCTCTTTTAATATTTTTTGTCATGATAAACATAAGATTAAGTTTATTTACAATCTTTGTAGCACATACCACCTTTTCCCTTCCCTATGCAATGATGATAGTATTTTCCAGGTTACAAGATTTTGATAAAAGTATAATAGATGCAGCATATGACCTTGGGGCAACAAAATTTGAAACATTGACAAAAATCATAATTCCTGCGAGTTTTCCAGGCATATTAGCCGCATTTTTCATGTCACTTACGCTTTCAATTGATGATTTTGTAATTACATTTTTTGTAGCTGGCCCCGGTTCAACAACACTTCCTTTAAAAATATATTCCATGATACGATTTGGAATATCACCAACAATAAACGCAATTTCAACTATAATGTTAATTGGAACTATCCTATTAAGTGTTTCAATGAAAAAATACTTAAAGTATATTTTTTAA
- a CDS encoding Rossmann-like and DUF2520 domain-containing protein: MKINVAGLGKVTSALLFNLKDKVEIGYILSRDKEKAKIFSKKIGKGTPVSYSDSFKFEDVVLVGYNDTFLPEAKNMLEKFIPTNTSVIHFSGFYPSTIFPEKWNPASIHPNCPVINENTKFTNVPFGIEGNVDLAKKIVDLLGGISFIIPTNAKINYHLSAVIMSNFTHSLIYIAEKIYDDAKLPKELFFKVMESLLKNTIENIKNYGTIKTITGPIVREDLEIINAEMELFCGKFPELCPLFDSFIQVILSIKEEK, translated from the coding sequence ATGAAAATCAATGTTGCCGGACTTGGAAAAGTTACATCTGCCCTGCTTTTCAATTTAAAAGACAAAGTTGAAATTGGATACATTTTATCAAGAGACAAAGAAAAAGCAAAAATATTCTCAAAAAAAATTGGAAAGGGCACTCCCGTATCATATAGCGATTCCTTTAAGTTTGAAGATGTAGTTTTAGTAGGATACAACGATACATTTCTTCCTGAAGCAAAAAATATGCTAGAAAAGTTTATACCTACTAATACATCTGTAATACATTTTAGTGGATTTTACCCCTCAACTATTTTTCCAGAAAAATGGAATCCTGCGTCTATCCATCCAAATTGTCCAGTAATAAACGAAAATACAAAATTTACAAATGTACCTTTTGGGATAGAAGGAAATGTAGATTTAGCAAAGAAAATAGTGGACCTCTTAGGTGGTATATCTTTTATAATACCAACAAATGCTAAAATTAACTATCATCTCTCTGCGGTAATAATGAGTAACTTTACTCATTCTTTGATATATATTGCAGAAAAGATATACGATGATGCAAAATTACCAAAAGAATTATTCTTTAAAGTAATGGAAAGCTTGCTAAAAAATACAATTGAAAATATCAAAAATTACGGAACAATTAAGACTATAACCGGCCCTATTGTCAGGGAAGATTTGGAAATAATAAACGCAGAAATGGAACTATTTTGTGGTAAATTCCCAGAACTATGCCCTCTTTTCGATTCATTTATCCAAGTAATATTATCTATAAAAGAGGAAAAATAA
- a CDS encoding helix-turn-helix domain-containing protein, translating into MKLGSKIRTLRVARGYTQEELADRCDLSRSFISQLENDQVSPSIDTLERILRVLGSDLKTFFSTDKKQEKIVFKVSDRVPMYLDELGIKGFILMDNIEDKSIDPKLIEMEPGSETEEEEPHEGDEFGFVISGKLELILDGKKYKVNEGDCFYYCADRRHKIKNPYKSKVKFIWIDIE; encoded by the coding sequence TTGAAATTAGGCTCTAAAATAAGGACTTTAAGAGTGGCTAGGGGGTACACTCAAGAAGAATTAGCGGATAGATGTGATCTTTCTAGAAGTTTCATATCTCAGCTTGAAAATGACCAGGTTTCACCTTCGATAGACACTTTAGAAAGAATATTAAGAGTCCTAGGAAGTGATTTAAAAACATTTTTCTCAACAGACAAAAAACAAGAAAAGATAGTTTTTAAAGTAAGCGATAGAGTTCCAATGTATTTAGATGAATTAGGCATAAAAGGTTTTATTTTAATGGACAATATCGAAGACAAGTCAATTGATCCAAAGTTAATTGAGATGGAACCAGGTTCTGAAACTGAAGAAGAAGAACCCCATGAGGGAGATGAATTCGGATTTGTTATAAGTGGAAAGCTGGAATTGATATTAGATGGAAAAAAATATAAAGTAAACGAAGGAGATTGTTTTTATTATTGCGCCGACAGAAGGCATAAAATAAAAAATCCTTATAAATCCAAAGTAAAATTCATTTGGATTGATATTGAATAA
- a CDS encoding extracellular solute-binding protein — translation MKKFWFTLGLIAIFVAVTFFVVPRKKVLYIYNWEEYIPDEVIKSFEEKYNCKVVYDSFASNEEMYAKIKAGGGGYDIVFPSGDHVSIMKKEGLLLKLDLNKIPNFKYLDPEILGKTIYDENHEYSVPYMMGSTGICVNKKYVKDYSHSWNIFLDQKLKGRMTLLDDMREVFGGALKYLGYSVNTTNPKEIEEAKQLILKWKENIVKFDASSYANGIVNGEYWVVHGYGEDIFQRIPEGEEDNFDFFIPEEGGTLWIDNMVILKGAKNVDLAYKFINHILDPKNAAIIADFLALPSPNIEARKYIKEKPIYTIEDLKNCEFINDIGSAIELYNKAWQEIIM, via the coding sequence ATGAAAAAATTCTGGTTCACACTTGGGCTAATTGCTATTTTTGTTGCAGTTACTTTCTTTGTAGTTCCTAGAAAAAAAGTACTCTATATATACAATTGGGAAGAATATATACCTGATGAAGTTATCAAATCCTTTGAAGAAAAGTATAACTGCAAAGTTGTGTACGATTCATTTGCCTCAAATGAAGAAATGTATGCAAAAATAAAAGCTGGCGGTGGTGGATACGATATTGTATTTCCATCTGGCGATCATGTTTCAATAATGAAAAAAGAAGGGTTGCTTCTAAAATTAGATCTTAACAAAATTCCAAATTTCAAGTATCTTGATCCTGAGATATTGGGAAAAACTATTTACGATGAAAATCACGAATATAGCGTACCATATATGATGGGTTCAACGGGAATTTGTGTAAACAAAAAATACGTAAAAGATTATAGTCACTCATGGAACATATTTTTAGATCAAAAACTAAAAGGAAGAATGACATTACTCGACGACATGAGAGAAGTTTTTGGTGGGGCTTTAAAATACTTGGGATACTCTGTAAACACAACAAATCCAAAAGAAATTGAAGAAGCTAAACAATTAATACTCAAATGGAAGGAAAACATAGTTAAATTTGACGCATCTTCTTATGCAAATGGTATTGTAAATGGTGAATACTGGGTTGTCCACGGCTATGGTGAAGACATATTCCAAAGAATCCCCGAAGGTGAAGAAGATAACTTTGACTTCTTTATACCAGAAGAAGGAGGCACACTTTGGATAGATAACATGGTAATCCTTAAAGGTGCAAAAAACGTTGACCTTGCATACAAATTTATAAACCACATTTTAGATCCCAAAAATGCGGCTATAATAGCAGATTTCCTTGCATTACCTTCGCCAAATATAGAAGCAAGAAAATACATTAAAGAAAAACCCATCTACACAATTGAAGACCTCAAAAACTGTGAATTTATAAATGATATAGGAAGTGCAATAGAACTTTATAACAAAGCATGGCAAGAAATAATAATGTAA
- the speE gene encoding polyamine aminopropyltransferase, which translates to MKDFQYGFVPNRHLWYFEYYTPGNTGIFMKINKPLYSAQSKYQRIDIFETDFFGRVFSLDGITMTTEKDDFFYHEMLVHVPMFMHPNPKKVLVIGGGDGGSVREVLKHKSVEKVVMCEIDQMVVEAAKKYLPVTASKLDDPRVELVYEDGSQFVRNFKNEFDVIIIDSTDPTAGEGGHLFTEDFYKACYDALTENGTLSAESEDWLYDGAWMRLAYSRIRKTFPITKLYLGFMPTYPSGMWSYTFASKGLDPLKDFAPEKVKSFQEELKYYNEEIHKAAFALPTFLKNELEQL; encoded by the coding sequence ATGAAAGATTTCCAATATGGATTTGTTCCTAATAGACATCTTTGGTATTTTGAATACTATACCCCTGGAAACACGGGGATATTTATGAAAATAAACAAACCATTATATTCTGCTCAAAGTAAATATCAGAGAATTGATATTTTTGAAACTGATTTTTTTGGAAGGGTATTTTCTTTAGATGGTATCACGATGACCACTGAAAAAGACGACTTTTTCTATCACGAAATGCTCGTTCATGTACCTATGTTTATGCACCCCAATCCAAAAAAAGTGCTCGTAATCGGTGGCGGAGATGGCGGAAGTGTTAGGGAAGTTTTAAAACACAAAAGCGTAGAGAAAGTTGTCATGTGTGAAATTGACCAAATGGTTGTTGAAGCCGCAAAAAAATATCTTCCTGTAACAGCTTCAAAACTTGATGATCCTAGAGTAGAACTTGTTTACGAAGATGGTTCTCAATTTGTCAGAAATTTCAAAAACGAATTTGATGTAATAATTATAGATTCTACAGATCCAACTGCTGGTGAAGGTGGACACTTATTCACTGAAGATTTTTACAAGGCATGTTACGACGCATTAACCGAAAATGGTACACTTTCAGCTGAATCAGAAGATTGGTTATATGATGGTGCATGGATGAGACTTGCTTATTCAAGAATTAGAAAGACATTTCCTATAACCAAACTTTATCTTGGATTTATGCCAACATACCCAAGTGGAATGTGGTCTTATACATTTGCATCAAAAGGACTTGATCCATTAAAAGATTTTGCTCCCGAAAAAGTTAAATCTTTCCAAGAAGAATTGAAATATTATAACGAAGAAATTCATAAAGCAGCATTTGCTTTACCTACATTCTTAAAAAATGAATTGGAGCAGCTATAA
- a CDS encoding DUF554 domain-containing protein, whose product MDKKEGYVIFTPIINTISIVIGSLIGIFIKKGVPKNIQNILFYAVGLSTIGLSLTMILKTNNFLIVLSSLAIGGIIGELINIEGKLKKIGDTIKEGDFSTGFVTSSLLFLVGPLTIIGSITAGLTNDGSLIYMKSLLDGISSIVLSSIYGLGVLLSGFSVLVIQGLLVIFSSKLSFLTTPAYLNDLIAAGGVMVLGIGLKILEIKDTRVGNFLPALLICPLLVFLVNLF is encoded by the coding sequence ATAGATAAAAAGGAGGGATATGTTATTTTTACACCGATAATAAATACTATTTCGATAGTTATAGGAAGTCTTATTGGAATATTTATAAAAAAAGGGGTTCCAAAAAACATACAGAATATTTTATTTTACGCAGTTGGATTATCAACAATAGGTTTATCTTTAACAATGATCCTAAAGACAAATAATTTCCTCATCGTTCTATCATCGCTTGCAATAGGTGGAATTATAGGCGAACTTATAAATATAGAAGGCAAACTGAAAAAGATAGGTGATACAATAAAAGAAGGAGATTTTTCTACAGGTTTTGTTACATCATCTCTTTTATTCCTTGTTGGTCCTTTAACAATAATAGGTTCAATTACCGCTGGACTTACAAATGACGGTTCACTAATTTATATGAAATCACTTTTAGACGGTATCTCCTCAATTGTTCTATCTTCTATCTATGGCCTTGGAGTACTATTATCTGGTTTTTCTGTACTTGTTATTCAAGGTCTACTGGTTATCTTTTCCTCAAAATTATCATTTCTAACTACTCCCGCTTACTTAAATGATTTAATAGCCGCAGGTGGTGTTATGGTATTAGGCATTGGTCTAAAAATTCTTGAAATTAAAGATACTAGAGTAGGAAATTTTTTGCCCGCATTGTTAATCTGCCCTCTTTTAGTATTTTTGGTTAATTTATTTTAG
- a CDS encoding ABC transporter permease has product MKYTFGYSFWLIFFFLIPILIVLSFSFMQKSLYGGINFSFSLDGYKSLFSVSYLKILWRSIWISLIATIFTVLLALPTAYFIANSKLKDFLLLLVVIPFWTNSLIRIYAWIFVLGNNGIINQIISKVTNHYVQFLYNPFAVILVIVYTYLPYAIIPLFASIDRIDKSMIEAALDLGSNKVKAFFKVLIPNIKSGIVTSTIFVFIPALGSYAIPDLIGGKNSKMIGNEIVRQLTVAKNWPAASAISAILTIFTLIGVLLFVKQAEKGEKR; this is encoded by the coding sequence ATGAAGTACACATTTGGATATAGTTTCTGGCTAATTTTTTTCTTTCTCATACCAATTTTAATAGTACTTAGCTTTAGTTTTATGCAAAAATCTCTATACGGTGGTATTAATTTTTCATTTTCATTAGATGGATACAAATCTTTATTTTCTGTTAGCTATCTGAAAATACTATGGAGGAGTATCTGGATATCATTGATTGCAACTATATTTACAGTCTTACTTGCCCTTCCAACTGCTTATTTTATTGCAAACAGTAAACTTAAAGATTTCTTGCTTCTTTTAGTTGTAATACCGTTTTGGACAAATTCACTTATACGGATTTATGCATGGATATTTGTTCTTGGAAATAACGGAATTATAAACCAAATTATTTCAAAAGTCACAAATCATTATGTACAATTCTTGTATAATCCTTTTGCGGTAATTTTAGTCATAGTGTACACATATTTACCTTACGCAATAATTCCCCTTTTTGCATCCATTGATAGAATTGATAAGTCAATGATAGAAGCTGCTCTTGACCTTGGTTCAAACAAAGTCAAAGCTTTTTTTAAAGTATTAATACCAAATATAAAGTCTGGAATCGTCACATCTACAATTTTTGTATTTATACCCGCACTAGGTTCATACGCGATTCCAGACCTCATTGGCGGAAAAAATTCCAAAATGATTGGAAATGAAATAGTAAGACAATTAACCGTTGCAAAAAACTGGCCAGCTGCATCTGCCATTTCTGCAATATTAACCATTTTCACACTCATTGGTGTACTTTTATTTGTAAAACAAGCAGAAAAAGGTGAAAAAAGATGA